The Vicugna pacos chromosome 2, VicPac4, whole genome shotgun sequence sequence GGTCGCTTTGcaagttttctttaaagaaactAAAACTGGGAATTGTAAAGGTTAAGTATGGGTGTGATTTTCATAGGAACTCCAATACATTCTTAGAAAAGTCCCTGGCCCTACAGTAAAAGTTTGAGAAATCAATGTACACTTCGGCTGTATGTTCAAATGAAACCTCTGATAGATgccatatgtatgtgtacatatcaTTTGAGTTCCACTTAACTGGACTTTTCACCTAATTGACCAACTGCAGATCCCAAACACACTGCATTACTAGGCTTATTCTGAATTCAAATTCTGGATTCACTCAATTTAAAgtactttataaaataaatgcacCAGAACTTATCTATGTGTTACTGCAAAGAGCTGAACATGATGCAAACAATAGAAATGTTTGGCATTACCCTTCAGCTGATCAAAAATCTCCAATTTGGTTTAAAAGAATCAAAAGGTAGGAGACTGTGAGTATTCACCAGAACCCTTCATTTTCTCAATCTCTTCATCTGTTTCCGGGCTGCTCACTGCGGATGCTTTTTCTTGGTTACTGCTGTCAGTGTCTGCTTTCCATGGTTTGTTCTGTATCTCTAACAGCCGTAACTTCTTGAATTGCCATCTGTCATCTGTATCTAAAACTTTACGCTTAGTCATTTGCAGTGCGCTGCCAGCTGGACTAGCTTCAGGAATGTCAGTGTATTCCACCATTAGGGTCAGGTTGTCTACCTCACTGAGATGATGGGTGGTATTACAACTGCTTTTAGAAATACGCCTGTCTTTCAAGGAGATAACACATGAATGAAGAAAGTCACAATCTGGAAAAAAGGTCCGTAAAGCTTGACAAAGAAAAATGTTCTCCTGAGGGTCTTTCTGGACATTCTctcctaaacaaacaaacaaaaacagtattgTACTACAAAGCTTTTATAGTTAtctattagtaaagtaaaaaagaCCTTAAAGAATTATATCAAATTATCTAAATTAAGatatatttaatccaaatttatgtGCCACAACAtcctaagaaaaaattaaagttgtTGTATAGTTTAATGTCAAGATAGTGTAACTAAAGTAGTACCATGTTCTTCGTTCAGTGCGATTTAAGagtattaaagttatttttaacccTAAAGTAGACACATTCATCAGTACAGCCAGCTCATTCATAATTCCAATcagagaatttttctttaaagcacAGAGTAGTGACGTGTGAAGTTTTACTTACGTGTTGCTTGAATCtgtgcttgttttctttttttaatttctccttttaatcTGTTTACATCCTTTAGTAGTTTCTCTACTGCTCTCTCACTGTGTTCTACTTTTTCGCATATActctgcaaaataaaataatttaaggaCTTAGATAAAGTTCCAAGTTGTGTACTACAGCCTAGGTTCAC is a genomic window containing:
- the ABRAXAS1 gene encoding BRCA1-A complex subunit Abraxas 1 isoform X2, which translates into the protein MTFRERLLHKNLQQHLSSRELVFLLLTPSIITESCSTHRLEHALYKPQKGLFHRIPLVVANLGMSEQLGYKTVSGSCMSTGFSRAVKTHSSEFFKEDGSLKEVHKINEMYASLQEELKSICEKVEHSERAVEKLLKDVNRLKGEIKKRKQAQIQATRENVQKDPQENIFLCQALRTFFPDCDFLHSCVISLKDRRISKSSCNTTHHLSEVDNLTLMVEYTDIPEASPAGSALQMTKRKVLDTDDRWQFKKLRLLEIQNKPWKADTDSSNQEKASAVSSPETDEEIEKMKGSGEYSQSPTF